From Pseudomonas sp. stari2:
TGCTCGAGTGCCATTTGATCAGTGGTGGCTACGATTATCTGGTGCGTTTCATGACGCGCAGTATTCAGCACTATCAGGAAGTGATTGAAAGCCTGCTGGATAAAAACATCGGCATTTCCAAGTACTTCAGCTACATCGTCATCAAATCCCCGGTGCTCAAGGACGGTGTGCCGTTGCGCAAGTTGTTGCGGCACTGAAGCTCCATACATCCATCAGGCGCAAACAGGGGGACAGCTGGCTGTCCCCCATTATTTGCTAGCCACCAAAGCCAACGATGGCTTTGGTTTCCAGATACTCCTCAAAGCCGTAGACACCAAATTCACGACCATTGCCGGATCGTTTGTAGCCACCGAACGGTGCCATGGGATTCCATGCAGGGTGGTTGAGCAGCACTTGTCCAGCGCGGATGCGTGAGGCAACGGCACGTGCATGATCAAGGTTGCGGGATTGAACGTGGGCGCTCAGTCCGTACACCGTGTCGTTGGCGATCGCGACAGCCTCATCGAGCGTTTCATAGGCAATGATGCACAGCACCGGCCCGAAGATTTCCTCCTGGGCAATGCGCATGCTCGAATCAACCTCGGAAAATACAGTCGCTCGGGCATAGAAGCCCGTTTCATGACCAGGCACGCGGCCTGGTCCGCCGCAGACGAGTTTGGCCCCTTCACTCAGGCCCGATTCGATCATGGCTTGCACGCGCTTGAACTGGGCCTCATTGGCGATCGGACCGAGTACCGTCTCTTCCGATTGTGGATCTCCCACGATGATCGCGTTGGCGGTTGCGGCGGCCAGTGCCTCGACTTCCGCCAGCCGTTCCCTTGGTACGATCATTCTGGTCGGGGCGCTGCAGGATTGCCCGACGTTGCGAAACGCCGTCATCACACCCAGTGGCACGACTTTGGCGAAATCGGCATCGGGCAACAGCACATTGGGTGACTTGCCGCCCAGTTCCTGGGTGACGCGTTTCACTGTAGGGGCGGCCGCTTGCGCGACCAATGCACCTGCACGGTTTGAACCGGTGATCGAAATCATATCGATATCCGGGTGTGCAGCCATGGCGCCGCCGACGTCAGGGCCTGTGCCATTTACCAGATTGAAGACACCCGGTGGCAGGCCGGCGTCATGCACCAGTTGGGCGAAAAGAAGGGCACTGAGCGGTGACAGTTCGCTAGGTTTCAGTACCACTGTGCATCCGGCCGCAATAGCCGGAGCCACCTTGGCGGTGATTTGATAAAGCGGCCAGTTCCAGGGGGTGATGAGACCGCAGACGCCGATGGGTTCGCGTTCAATCGCGGTGCCGTCTTCAACCGACTGGAAGCGATAGGTGGACAGCAGATCACGGGCAATCCGAACGTGTTCGGCCGCCAACGGCACTTGCATCGCTCGGGCGAAACCGATGGCAGCGCCCATTTCCAGAGATAACGCCTGCGCAAGGGACTCTTTTCGCTCAAGGATCAGGTCGTAAATCTTTCCAAGAAAGACCGCACGTGCTTCGGCGGAGGTCGCAGACCAGCCAGGAAACGCCGCACGTGCTGCAGCGACTGCCCGATCAACGTCCTCGGCCGCCCCACTGGCGACCTCTGCAACAACGCTTTCAGTCGCCGGATTGACCACGGGCAAACTGGCAGGTGTGGCCGGCGAAGTCCAGCCACCATTGATATAAAACCGCTGAGACGTTTGCGGATCCACGGGGTAGATATTCGAAGAGTGTGTTGTCATCCAACGAGCTCCTTGGAGTACTGATGAGGGGGCTGCTGACAGCAGCGGCAGAGGGAGGTCAGAGCAACACCGTGGCATCGGTACATGCCTGGTACCCTGCGGTCTGGATAAACTAGCAAAAGCGCCCAGTCGAAATATGCCGTTCTTAAAGTCGGCAAGGGATAATCTGCTGTATCTCAGGGGCTGACGTGATTCGACGCGGCGTCGCGGTATATCAGAATCTGAACGAGGGTGATCTCGAACTTGTTTTCGTGAAGTTCCGCCTCTGATGTCGCAAAGCGGCTCGGAAAAATCGGTTCATTTCAGACCATATCCTGGTGTTCTGCGCTGTCTCGTCGTTGGGTTCGGTTGCTGCCGATCGAACAGCGGCCGCGCACAGCAACAGCGCATCAACCACTCTGATCGAATCCGCTTCGCGTCAGTATGGTGATGGACAGTTGGACCAGCCGCTGCAACGCTGGAGCGGGCCCTGCATATCCCTAATGTCTTTACGATACTCACCGTGAATATTCGACCCATCTAGCAGTGCTACCAACCAATCGGGTACCTGGCAGAGAGTACTTTGGACGGACTTTTTTCTAGGAACAGTTTCACGATCTCAAGTGCTCTAGCACCTGCCTCTACACGACTGTTAGCGATAGATGCCAGTGTTTTGGAGCCTTTAAAAGAACAAGCAACCGGATTCAGGTTCGGAAATTGCTAGGAGACTCGTGTAAAAAACTGGGAGCAGGCCCATGCATATCAACCAAATGGACATGACGAATTCTGAGCTTGGCCTTTTTGCCAAGATCGTCTGGCGACTTCGAACGGGTGGGGCGGGGGATGAGGTTCGTCAGCAGGTGCTCGGTGATGTTACCCAGCTGCTTCGATCTGACTTCGGAGCCTCTTACCTTTGGGATAGCTCAAGGGGACGATCCACGCGTTGCGCTGCAGTCAATATTGATGCGCGTATGCTGCGCCAATACGATGAGCAGATTCACACGCACGATACCGTAACGCCGGTGTTACGAGCCCAAGGGCAAGCTGCTTGTGTGGATGATGTCATTGGTCGGCGTACATTGGAGCGCAGTGAGCATTACGCCGAGTTCCTCAGACCCTGTGGGATGCATCATGGAGTGAACGTTTTCTTCTTCAACCAGGGACGGGATGTGGGGGATCTGCGCATATGGCGCAGTGCCGACCAACCTGCATTTGGTCCCAGGGAGCTCACTCTGCTGAACGCTCTCACGCCGTACTTCCAGCAAGCGCTCTCGGTTGAGCTGCCTTTAAACGGAGCCCTAAGTCCGCGAGAGCGTGCTGTTGTCGAGCATGTAGCAGCTGGGCGCAGTGACAAGGAGATCGCGCGCCTCATGTCCATTGGCTTCACAACGGTACGTACCCATCTCAAAAACGCCATGGCCAAGACCCATTCGAGCAATCGAACCGAGCTCGCCATGCGAGTGGGAATGCACTGAACCTCCTCATTTATGAGGATGTTTGCCGGATATTTTCCTGTGCGTAAATGAATCATCGAGACCTGCAGTGGGGATCGACTGATTCTCAAGGAATATCCGTGAAGACCAGACTCTCCTGTTTAGCGATTGGCCTTTTGGCAGCAAGCGTTGGCGCATCGGCGTCGAGCGTACCGCAAGACTTCTACCTGATGAGTGCTGAACAGACGGCACAAGCCATCTGCGAAAAGAAGGTCTCCAGTGAATCGGTTGTCAGTTACTGGCTGGCCCGTATTGACGCGCATCCTGAGCTTAATGCCTTCATTTCTCTAGACCCAAAGCGAGCCTTGGGCGAAGCGCGTGCTGCAGATGAACGCCTCGCCAAGGGGGAGCAGTGTCTTCCATTGGGCGGTGTCCCTATAGCAATCAAGGACAACATTCAGGTCGTTGGTTTCACGAACACAGCAGGCACGCCAGCGCTCGCTAATTTCTTTCCGAAAGCCAATGCACCGATTATCGATAGGCTACAGGCTGCAGGCGCCATTGTGGTCGGCAAAACCAATATGCATGAGCTCGCGTTTGGCGCTACCGGCTACAACACTGCCTTTCATCTTCCACAGCAGGTCGGTGTGCGCAATGCCTTTGACAACTCTCGCATTGCCGGTGGTTCGTCATCAGGGAGTGCCGCCGCTCTGGGCGCTCGCTTGATTCCAATCGCTATGGGGACAGATACAGGTGGCTCTAGCCGTGAGCCTTGCGCGCTAAATGGCTGTGTCGGTTTTCGCCCAACGGTGGGTCGATATAGCGGCGTAGGCATCACGCCTATTTCGACGAGTCGCGATACGGCAGGCCCAATGGCCAATTCGGTTGGAGATGTCGTGTTACTGGATTCGATTCTTAGCGGTTCTTCACCTCTGAAGCCAATTCCGGCCCACCAGATTCGACTGGGCATTCCAGATTTCTTCTGGGCAGATTTAGAACCGGAAGTCTTGACACAGGCCAGCGCCGCCGTAGAGAAGCTCCGCAGTTCAGGCGTTGAGGTCGTCTCAGTCAGTATGCCGGGTATCGGTCAATTGGCATCAGCTGTGGCAACGCCAGTCGCCATCATGGAAGCGCGCAAGGCCCTGACCGATTACCTGAAATCACAATCGACCGGAGTGTCATTCGAAACCCTGGTCGCCAACATTTCGAGTCCCGACGTTCAAGGTATTTTCTCGGCCATGGTGGTGCCGGGTAATGTCCCTGGGCCTGATGGAAAGATGATTCCTGGCGGCCCGGCTTATGCGCAAGCGATCAAGACGGGTGTCCCAGCCTTGCTGGCTCTCTATCAGAAGACCTTCGCGGACAACAAGCTCGACGCTCTTCTGTTCCCCACGGTTCCAGAGGTGGCAATCAAGACCGGACCTGACGCCGGAACGCCTCAAAAATTTGGTCGGATTATTCGAAACACCGACCCGAGCAGCAACGTAAGGATGCCGGGGCTCAGTCTTCCCGTAGGTGTTGGGAAAGAGTCCGGACTTCCTGTCGGTATGGAGATTGACGGATTGCCTGGAATGGACGACCAGCTCCTGGCAATCGGTCGCACGCTTGAGTCGATCTGGGGGCAGGGGCCACTTTCGCCCATAGCACGCTGATCGGTTGTTCTTATCCTGAGCGCAGTTGCCCTGGCTGCGCGAATAAAAACCTTTTTCGGATTAAATGAATGAACGCGATCCCACTCGTCGCAGGTACTTCTGCGCGCCGATTTTGTGTAACCGCGATTGCGGCTTTGGGTAGTATGGCAAGTTCGGCATGGGCTGATTCGGCGCCTACAGACAGCAGCCCACTCAAGGCGCACCTGATCGTTACCGATCTGATGCTGGAGAACCTTAATACTGGCCCTCGTCCCCACACATTCGCCAACGCGGGCGCTATTTTCGCCGGCGCCGATTTTGACATGTCCAAACTTTTGGGATTTGCAGGTGGCACGTTCCAGTTTGAATACACATTCTTCCCATGGATGCGCAATGAAGGTCAGCCCACCGCTGGCGCTTGGCAAGGCGCCACGGGTAGCGCTCTAGGCGGCGCACCTATGCATAACGACATCGACAAGGGGTATCTGTCGAAGTTTGAATATCGGCAAATGCTGTTGGACAACCATCTTGAGCTCGACGTTGGGCGTAGCAATGCTAAGCAGCATTTCTACATGATGAATTGCGAAAACTGGGTTACCTGCAACGACCCCATCATTGAAAACACCACCGGAATACTGCCTTACCCATACGGAAGCTGGGGCGTTTACTCGCGTTACTCATTCGACAATGGTCAGTACCTGCATGCTGGTGCTTTCGAGTCTAATCCTGCCCATTACATCAAACGCACCAAGGGATGGGACTGGGATCCTGGTGACGCGAGCGGTATTACTTGGCTAGCAGGTGTTGGAGATCAGAAAAGCTTTGCGCAGACGCCATTGGCTTATCACTACGAACTCAATGGCTTTTACAACAGTGCCGAACAGACTGATATCCTCGATGGCTCAACCCGTCGTGGTAGCAGCGGCTTGATTTTCCGCTTCATGCAGACGCTTTCTCGCGAGGGCGCTTCCGCTACAGGGGCTCCAGACAAAGCCTGGCAGACATTCGGTGCATGGACATGGAGTGCTGATGATCTGCAACCTTTTGAGCATTTTGTCGAGTTGGGTGTAACCCGCATTGGCCCGTTCGGGCGTCCACAAGATTCTGTGAGCCTAAAAGCGAGTTACCTTCGTCTGGGTGATAAGCAGGTTCAGTACCAGCATGATCAGAGACTGCGCTCGACGGGAATTGATCAGGGGATGTCGAAAGGGGAATCCCGCGTTGAACTGAATATGGTTTGGCGGGCAACACCTTATCTGTCATTCCAACCAAGCGTGCAGTACGTTTTCAATCCAAGCAATTTTTACAACCCGCAAGCCGAGGTGAGTAGCAATGGTGCTGTCGTTGGACTGCAGATGGTTTATGACTTGGGATCGCAGATAGGACTTTGATGCCTGAAACGGAGAGAGTGATCGGGAATCATGAACCCAATCTAGATGCAGTGGAATCCTCAGGCCGCATCTGACTCACCCAGAGCGGCCTGAATTTGTTCAAAGAACCACTTGAGTCCAGTTGACTGGATGCTCCGGGAGTGCCAGTGAAGGGTGACCTCGAATGCTGGAACTTCGAAGGGCAACTCCAGCGTCTTCAGCGGCTTGGTCAATGGCAACTCGCAAAAACTCTCTGCGATTTGGGACGGTAGGATGGCCAACAATTCAGTGCCTGGTATCACCTTGGGTAGAACTGAGAAGTGGGGAAGGCGTAGCTTTATCCGGCGCTTTGCTCCTAATTTCTGAAGCACATCTTCCGCCATTCCATGGCCCGATGTTCTCGTGACGAGAACGTGACGCTCCGCAAGAAATTGTTCCATGGACATCTCAGAATGGATTCGGGGGTGGGCCGCATCTAGCAAGCAAACGTACCGTTCGCTAACCAACTTTTTCGACGCTAGGCCAGCGCTGGTAATTGCACGGCTGCAGATGGCTGCGTCGATGTAGCCATCGTTCAACCACATCCCCACTTGGTCAATTTCGAGAGGAATGATCTCCAGCTCGATATTGGGCGCCAAACTATTCAGCCTCTCCATGAGCTTTGGCAGCAACGCCATCTCTCCCAAGTCGGAAAGGGCCAGTCGAAATTGTCGGTTTGAGTGGCCCGGTTCGAATTTTCGCGCTTCAGAGATCGATTCCTCAATGCAACGTGAGGCTTGCTTGAAGCCTACGTAAAGCTGAGCAGCAAGCCTCGTGGGCTGCATGCCTTGGCTAGTTCTTACGAATAAAGGGTCGTCGAATTGTTCGCGAAGCTTACCTAGCGCATAGCTGATTGATGGCTGAGTCACGAATAGCCGTTCGGCGGTAACCGTCAGGCTCTGAGTCTCATACAGGGTGACGAATGTGGTAACGAGATTGAGATCGAAATTAGCCATTTGCAGACCTTTATCAAAATAAGCGGTGTCTATTTTTGTGACAAAAAGGATTGATTTGATCGATCTTAAACCAATTTTTACAGTAGGAGCACTCGGACACACCCTGGAACTTGAACCCATGAAAACAATCCATTCTGCCTCCTATGCCCTGTTGCGCCGTCATGGCATGACCACCATCTTTGGTAATCCCGGGTCGAACGAGCTTCCATTCCTCAAGGATTTTCCAGAGGACTTTCAGTATGTTCTGGGGCTACACGAAGGTGCTGTCGTTGGTATGGCTGATGGTTACGCGCTCGCGAGCGGTAAACCCGCTTTCGTGAATCTCCACGCGGCGGCCGGTACCGGTAATGGAATGGGGGCGCTCACCAATTCATGGTACTCGCACAGCCCGCTGGTGATCACGGCAGGGCAGCAAGTGCGGTCGATGATTGGGGTTGAGGCAATGCTGGCTAACGTGGACGCCCCGCAGTTGCCGAAGCCGCTCGTCAAGTGGAGTTATGAGCCGGCGACTGCTCAGGACGTGCCCAGAGCATTGAGCCAAGCGATCCACATTGCCAACACCTCACCTAAGGCTCCGGTCTACCTTTCGATTCCGTACGATGATTGGGAGGAAACATCACCCGCCGGTGTGGAGTACCTGCTTCAGCGGGAAGTCCAAACTGCCGGTGCCCCTGACGGACGTCAGCTGGAAGCTCTGGTCAAGCAATTGAACAACGCTAGAAATCCTGTTCTGGTACTGGGCCCGGATGTCGATGCCACCCGCGCCAACGATCATGCTGTTGCGTTAGCCGATAAATTGAAACTTCCGGTTTGGGTCGCTCCTTCAGCATCACGTTGCCCGTTCCCAACACGTCACCCGAGCTTCCGGGGTGTTCTGCCTGCCGCAATCGCCGGTATCAGCAAGACCCTTGATGGCCACGACCTCATCGTCGTGATTGGCGCTCCAGTCTTTCGTTATCACCAATTCGCACCAGGTGATTACCTGCCTGCTGGCGCTCAACTGCTGCATATCACCTCCGATCCCCAGGAAGCCGCTCGTGCGCCGATGGGAGACGCGCTGATCGGCGACATCGCTGAGACACTCAGGGTTCTTGCCGAGGGTGTTGCAGAAAAGGCGAAATCCTACCCTGCGCCAATTCCTGCGCCGGCAACGATGCAGGATGAACCTCATCACTTGCGCCCAGAGACACTGTTTGACGTACTGAATGATTTAGCTCCGCCGGACGCTATCTACGTCAAGGAGTCTACCTCAACAACCACGGCGTTCTGGCAGCGCGTGAACATGCGTCATCCAGGTAGTTACTACTTCCCTGCAGCGGGCGGCCTGGGCTTCGGGTTGCCAGCCGCGGTCGGTGTCCAGCTTGCTCAACCTGACCGGCGAGTAGTCGCATTGATTGGTGATGGTTCCGCTAACTACGGGATCACTGCGCTTTGGACAGCAGCGCAGTATCACATTCCAGTGGTCTTCATCATTTTGAAAAACGGCACCTATGGCGCCTTGCGCTGGTTCGCCGGGGTCTTGAAGGTCGAGGAAGCTCCTGGCTTGGACGTGCCAGGTCTGGATTTCTGCGCAATTGCCAAAGGGTATGGAGTGAAGGCTGTCCACACCGATACGCGCGAAAGTTTCGAGGCCGCACTGCGAGCTGCACTGGACTCTACTGAGCCAACCGTAATTGAAGTTCCCACCGTGACGATTCAGCCTCATTGATGAGGGACAGGGCCCCGCGATGGGCCCTTTGCAAATCTGAAATAACAAAAACAAGAGACGAATCATGATCCCGAAAAATGCGATAGAGATTGCGAACACTGCGCCGTTGGGAAAATTTCACTATGGCCTGTTGTTCTGGTGCTCTTTCATCATGTTGTTTGATGGATACGACCTGGTCATATATGGCTCTGTAGTTCCACGGCTCATGGAGCAGTGGTCAATACCTCCTGTTCAGGCGGGCTGGATGGGAAGTGCTGCGCTGTTCGGAATGATGTTCGGTGCCGTTGCGATTGGCCCTTTGGCTGACCGCCTTGGTCGTCGCAAAGTCATTCTCGGGGCGATCACTCTGGCGAGCGTTGGAGCACTTGCCAACGCATTTGCATGGGATGCCTTGAGCTTCGCATCTCTGCGTTTCCTGACGGGTGTTGGGCTGGGTGGCGCGGTTCCCAACATCGTAGCGCTGATGAGCGATCTGTCGCCCACAACCCGGCGCAGCACACTCACGACCATCATGCTCAGCTTCTATTCCATTGGTGCGATGGTTTCCGCGTTGGTGGCCATGCTGCTGATTCCGAAGTTCGGATGGGAGGCGACGTTCTTCATTGGCGGCCTGCCTTTGCTCTGCTTGCCATGGATGTACCGTTACCTTCCCGAATCCCTGCCTTACCTGCTGGAGAAGGACAAGATTGCAGCCAGCCGGCTCATGACTCGCATTCTTCCTGGTATTGATACTTCCTCGGTTCGATTTGAGTCGCCCGTCCGGACATCCTCGTCCACACCTCTGTCACGTCTTTTCAAAGAGGGGCGAGGTGTCAGTACGGTATTCCTTTGGCTGGGATTCGGCATGTGCCTGCTGATGGTCTATGGCCTCAATACCTGGCTGCCGAAAATCATGGTTGCTGGCGGCTATCCACTGGGCTCAAGCCTGATGTTCCTAGTGACATTGAATCTAGGCGCGACTGTTGGCGCGCTTGGTGGCGGCTGGCTGGCGGATCGCTGGGGGTGCAAACCCACCCTGATCCTGTTTTTCACGCTCGCGGTCGCTTCACTTTGCACCCTTGGTATCAAGCCCGGCCCTGTATTGCTCAACGTCATGTTGCTCATCGCTGGTGCTACGACCATCGGCACTCTCGCAGTTGTTCACGCCTTTGCCGCGCAACAATACCCGAGTGAAATCCGTTCGACTGCTGTGAGTTGGTGCTCAGCGGTAGGCCGATTCGGTGGGGTTGCTGGCCCTGCTCTTGGCGGGTTCATGCTGAGCCTGAACTTGCCGCTTCAATTGAATTTTATTTTCTGCGCGATACCTGGGCTGATCGCTATCTTCGCCATAGCTATGGTGAAACGGCGCGCACAGAATTCGAGTGAAAACCTGACCCAGCCTATAGATGCACATTCCTGATATCCAAGTATCACCGTCTAAGGAGACTTCACGTGAGCCAAAGTAACTGTATGCCTTACCAAGACATGTACTTGCTGCCAATTGCAGGGGAATGGCGGAAGGGCAGCACCGGGAACATTCTCAACGTTACTGATCCGTACACCGGCGAATCGCTCCTGGAAATCAGCCAGGCTGATCGCCAGGATTTGAACCAGGCTTACGTCTTTGCCGAGCAGGCGCAGGCTAGTTGGGCAGCTATGGCCCCAGGACAACGCTCGGCCATCATGCTCAAAGCCGTCCAAATCTTTGATGATCGTCGCGAAGAAATCATCGACTGGATCATTCGAGAGTCCGGCAGCACGCGGATTAAAGCCCAGATCGAATGGGGAGCCGCTCGCGGGATTACTCAAGAGTCGGCCTCGTTCCCTGCTCGGGTACATGGTCGCATCCTCCCGTCCAATGTACCGGGCAAGGAAAACCGAGTTTACCGTGAGCCGCTCGGTGTAGTGGGTGTGATCAGCCCGTGGAATTTCCCGTTCCACCTGACCCAGCGATCTGTCGCACCTGCATTGGCACTCGGCAACGCGATTGTTATCAAGCCGGCGAGCGATACACCAGTAACTGGGGGGCTTCTGGCAGCGAGAATTTTTGAAGAGGCCGGTGTACCGAAAGGCGTGATCAGCGTGCTGGTGGGCTCCGGTGCACAAATCGGTGATGCATTTGTGGAACATCACGTTCCTAAGTTCATCTCGTTCACCGGCTCGACGCCGGTAGGATTGAACATTGGGCGGATCGCAAGTGGCGGTAAGCATCTCAAGCATGTGGCGTTGGAGCTCGGAGGCAACAGCCCATTCGTGGTACTCGCGGACGCAGATCTCGATCAGGCGGTTGCTGCTGCCGTCATGGGCAAGTTCTTGCACCAAGGCCAGATCTGTATGGCCATTAACCGAATTATTGTCGAAGACGCGCTGTATGACCGTTTTGTAGAGCTTTACGCCTCCAAAGTCAGGACACTGAAGGTGGGTAACCCAAGCGACCCTGACACCGTTGTTGGCCCGATCATCAATCGCAAGCAACTTGAAGGCCTGCTGAGCAAGGTTTCCCGCGCGAAGGAAGAAGGAGCCAGGACAGTTGTAGAGGGGGAGGCGAAAGGAAATCTTCTGCCGCCACACGTCTTCGCTGATGTCACAGCAGATATGGAGATCGCTCGGGAGGAGATTTTCGGGCCACTCGTTGGGATTCAGCGTGCTCGGGATGAAGCTCACGCCTTGGATCTGGCGAATGACAGCGAGTTTGGTCTATCGAGTGCAGTGTTTACCAAGGATCTGGAGCGGGGTGCTCGTTTTGCTCGAAAGATCAAAGCAGGCATGACACACGTTAACGATATCCCTGTGAACGACGAAGCCCATGCGCCATTCGGCGGGGAAAAAAACTCTGGGCTTGGCCGATTCAATGGAGAGTGGGCAATCGAGGAGTTTACAACCGATCATTGGATCAGCGTCCAAATGACGCCTCGTATTTATCCATTCTAAATAAAATTCTAAAGCTGTAGATCGCCCCTTTAAGCAGTCTCTGCCCTTTAGATTTCTAAAGGGCAGCCTGCTGTAGCCTTCACAACGAGCCTGTGTACATTGGTTGGCATGAAAGAACGGATGCGTCGAATCTAACCAATACGAGCGGGGCGCTGTTTGACTGAGGGTTCCGTGCTCCCTCAAAAAGCGCTGCAGTCACACAGGGCTTATTTTCTGACTCGAAAAGTGTTGCTGCCTAAATTCCTTTGGTGTCATCCCTGTTTCGCGTTTGAACGCACGGCTGAAATGGGTGCAATTGCTGAATCCCCAGTCGAATGCAATCTCGCCGATATTCTTGCCTTTGAGTGCATGGCTTTTCAGATCTTTCTGACAGAGCTGCAGTCTTTGGCTCCATATCCATTGAGAGAGTGGCTGCTCTTCATTACCGAAAATTCGGTAGAGTGAACTTACTGACATTTTAAGATCCATAGCGACTTTCTCGACGTTCAGACTCGGATCTCGCAAGTTCTGTATGACGTAGTTTTTCACTCTGGACAAATGGAACATCTGCAGCCTTGATATCTCGCACTGCCGCGCCTGTGGTAGGGATTGCAATCCACCTACTATCAGCTCAATAAGCGCATTGGCGATTGGCTCTGACACGGGCGGTGCCAGCT
This genomic window contains:
- a CDS encoding aldehyde dehydrogenase family protein — encoded protein: MPYQDMYLLPIAGEWRKGSTGNILNVTDPYTGESLLEISQADRQDLNQAYVFAEQAQASWAAMAPGQRSAIMLKAVQIFDDRREEIIDWIIRESGSTRIKAQIEWGAARGITQESASFPARVHGRILPSNVPGKENRVYREPLGVVGVISPWNFPFHLTQRSVAPALALGNAIVIKPASDTPVTGGLLAARIFEEAGVPKGVISVLVGSGAQIGDAFVEHHVPKFISFTGSTPVGLNIGRIASGGKHLKHVALELGGNSPFVVLADADLDQAVAAAVMGKFLHQGQICMAINRIIVEDALYDRFVELYASKVRTLKVGNPSDPDTVVGPIINRKQLEGLLSKVSRAKEEGARTVVEGEAKGNLLPPHVFADVTADMEIAREEIFGPLVGIQRARDEAHALDLANDSEFGLSSAVFTKDLERGARFARKIKAGMTHVNDIPVNDEAHAPFGGEKNSGLGRFNGEWAIEEFTTDHWISVQMTPRIYPF